A region from the Pelobates fuscus isolate aPelFus1 chromosome 3, aPelFus1.pri, whole genome shotgun sequence genome encodes:
- the DOK2 gene encoding docking protein 2 yields the protein MEGTIAKQGSLYYQHQHRFGKKWKKVWGILHGEASSGVARLELYDGSQPPESSRKPEYWRLVQMSDCVSVSDRCGENSPKDTRAFSIETAQRVYLLASEAIEQPAWVKALCSLAFPQDRLLLERRCSQTNKSEGFQLQENVLYSTSRETKPGQFVVRVRQTDASSRCGLSGTYALSADCNCLSLKDRQTEKLLYSWPYPFLRRFGRDKTMFSFEAGRRCTSGEGQFEFETPLGSQIFQAIETAISSQRKDNSSTSGYEQYSEVTNPGTRPSAPSLRKAISQPPPCSQGSGNTESALLESEYAIPFDKVARDLLATGFGGLLGPVPPAQGKIKNSHKAEHIYDEPEVPSNPVYDEPESMRVEAWKTQATDAFETGYEYPYLPGWDDYAVPRGGGTNSKKEKQEGEIDEWGNEMHDEGDYDNITLKGSRKS from the exons AAGTGGAAGAAGGTATGGGGGATCCTGCATGGTGAAGCCTCCTCAGGAGTAGCACGTCTGGAGCTGTATGATGGTTCCCAACCCCCAGAAAGTAGTCGCAAGCCAGAATACTGGCGACTGGTTCAGATGAGTGACTGCGTCAGCGTGTCAGATCGCTGTGGAGAGAACAGTCCAAAAGACACACGCGCATTCAGCATTGAGACAGCACAGAGAGTTTACCTACTGGCTAGTGAGGCCATTGAGCAGCCAGCATGGGTGAAGGCGCTCTGCTCTCTGGCATTCCCACAG GATCGCTTATTACTTGAGAGACGGTGCAGCCAAACAAACAAATCAGAAGGATTCCAACTACAGGAAAATGTGTTATACAGTACAAGTAGAGAGACTAAGCCAG GTCAATTTGTAGTTCGGGTCAGACAAACAGATGCATCTTCTCGCTGTGGTCTTTCAGGAACTTATGCTCTATCAGCAGATTGCAATTGTCTTTCCCTGAAGGACCGTCAGACTGAGAAGCTCCTGTATAGCTGGCCTTATCCATTTCTCAGGAGATTTGGGAGAGATAAA ACTATGTTTTCTTTTGAGGCTGGACGTCGCTGCACTTCTGGAGAGGGACAGTTTGAATTTGAGACACCCCTTGGGAGTCAGATCTTTCAGGCAATCGAAACTGCCATCAGCTCTCAACGCAAAGATAATTCCTCCACAAGTGGATATGAACAGTACAGTGAAGTAACGAATCCAGGAACACGCCCATCAGCCCCATCTCTACGAAAGGCCATCTCTCAACCACCTCCTTGTTCTCAAGGCAGCGGTAACACTGAAAGTGCTCTTTTAGAAAGTGAATATGCTATACCCTTTGATAAAGTGGCCCGTGACCTTTTGGCTACAGGATTTGGGGGTCTGCTTGGACCTGTCCCTCCCGCACAGGGAAAGATCAAGAACAGTCACAAAGCAGAGCATATATATGATGAGCCAGAGGTGCCTTCAAATCCAGTGTATGATGAGCCCGAGAGTATGAGAGTTGAGGCTTGGAAGACCCAGGCCACCGATGCCTTTGAAACTGGGTATGAATATCCATATTTGCCAGGCTGGGATGATTATGCTGTGCCTAGGGGTGGCGGAACTAACTCTAAAAAAGAGAAGCAAGAAGGAGAAATTGATGAATGGGGCAATGAGATGCATGATGAAGGTGACTATGACAATATTACTTTGAAAGGATCACGGAAGAGCTAA